The sequence AAGCCTTCAAGTTCTTCAACACTGCCAACCAGTTCCTCTGATTGATAATACATATGCGAGTAATCTTTTTCAGTATCATAAAAATCAGATACACCATCTGAAGAACCATATTGCTCAACATCTTGCCAGGCATCTTCGCCATCGTACATGGTGTAATCATTGTTTTCCAACTCTTGTTCATCGACATGAGAGTGGAGCAGATCTTCTTCTACCGGTCGATGATTATCAATATGCTGTTCTGCGTGTGTTTTGCAGCGTAGAGTCGTTGGCATTGCTGCTAAGCGTTCTTGATCAATTGCTCTGTGGCAAACTTCACACTGTCCATACGTTTTATTATTGATCGCTTGCAAAGCACGTTCGATATCTTCCAGTTCTTGCTTCTCATGTTCATTCAGTGCTATATCTTTTTCTCGCTCATATAATTCAGAGCCTGAATCGGCTGGATGGTTATCATAATTTGACAGCTCAGACGTTGATTCACGTTGAGACTGTTCCAGGTTAAAATGATCGGAAATGTGTTGCTGCAAAGATTGTTTCCTCTGGAATAATTCTTCCTGGCACAGCTGAAGTAGTTCATGATTCATCACTTCAAGCACCTCCTTACGAGCTTAGTATGTCCATAACTCGCCTGATCCACAGATGAGGATTCTGGTAACGGAAGTGAATAATGTGAAAGAGAGGAGAGAAACTACAATTAAGATAAAATATTTAAAGCCAAACAACTTATATTGACATCACAAAGGTGGTGCTACATGACGTAATCTCTATTATAAGAGCCCATGCTAATAAGAAAAAACCGTGCATAACCCGCCCGGTCCTAATTGATTAAATTATATCCAACTACCTATAATATGAATTATATTAACTGGAGCTGTTTCACTTTGTGGCTATTTTGATAGTTATTATGTGCATAGCAAAGCTCCGGAAATAGGCTCCGCGTCCTGTGAGCACAGCTTCAGCTAGGCTACTACTTGAAAATGCTTCTTTGCTGCCTTGTGGCGAGGAAGCTTACTTCGAAGCAATGCATGCAGACACAGGCACAAATGAACTGGATCTACAGCTCGCGCTGATTCCACGGGAGTCTCCGCCTATTTCCTACGCTTGAAGGAAGTGCTACAAATTATGTAACAGCAAAAAGCAGTCGTGCTAGGAATGTATCTCATCAATTATGGTGTGAATCTTGCAGATAGTGCTTCATATCCTAGCTGTCGAATAAATTGTGGAGCTATACATCAGCGGAGGCCAACCACGGAGACTCCCGCGGGATTGTGCAGGTGCTGGAGATCCACTTTGTGAAGCGTTCTTCTTCACAAAGTTAGCTCCAGCCGTGCCCCGCAGGACGCGAGTGGTTGGACGGAGCGGTATCATACCACACATATTTTTTCAAAATGACCACTAAGCTGCTAGTTTACATAATCCATATTATAGGAACTCATCTTCATGTTGAATATGATTACTGCTGTAACTGCACTTATATGCTTTTTTGACTGATAAAAAAAGCTAACTTCCTTATTAGAAAGTCAGCTTTTCGATTAGTCTCTTGCTGTTTCAAATTGATCGATTTTATCTGCGTGGGTTAGGGTGACGGCAATTTCGTCCCAGCCATTAAGCAGCATTTCGCGTTTGTAATCATCTAGATCGAACGATGCTTCAAAGCCTTGATTATCATATACTTTTTTGGATTCAAGATCCACTGTAAGATGATATTGTGCTGCTTCAGCATTATTGATAAGTGTGTGCACTTCATCTTCCGTTAATTTGACCGGAAGAATACCGTTTTTAGTACAATTGTTATAAAAAATATCAGCATAACTTGGTGCAATAATTACTCTAAATCCATAATCCTGCAAAGCCCAAGGTGCATGCTCACGGGAGGAGCCGCAGCCGAAATTCTCACCAGCGACTAAAATAGACGTTCCTTCATATTTTGACTGGTTTAAAGAGAAGTCGTCGCGTAAATCACCTTTTGAATCAAATCGCCAATTATAGAAAACGAACTGGCCAAACCCTTGACGAGAAATACGCTTCAAAAATTGTTTCGGAATAATTTGATCTGTATCCACATTTGCTCTGTTTAGAGGAAAGACAAGTCCTTCATGTTTACGAATTGGTTCCATCAATTGTTACCCCCTTTTTTATTTGTTAGCTTGGTGTTGGAACTTCTAAATGACGAACGTCAACAAAATGCCCTTTGATTGCCGCGGCAGCAGCCATTTCAGGACTAACAAGGTGAGTACGAGCACCTGTACCTTGACGGCCTTCAAAGTTACGGTTGGACGTAGATGCACAACGCTCACCTTCAGGTACGACGTCATCATTCATTGCCAGGCACATGCTGCAACCGGCATCACGCCATTCAAATCCTGCTTCTTTGAAAATGATGTCAATGCCTTCTTTTTCTGCTTGGGCTTTGACGCTGTGAGAACCTGGTACAACAATAGCACGTACGTTAGGATTTACTTGTTGACCTTTCACAATTTCAGACGCTTTTTTTAAGTCTGCAAGGCGGGAGTTAGTACAAGAACCGATGAAAACATGTTCAACAGGTACAGATGAAATGGGCTCTCCACCAGTTAATCCCATATATTCTAGAGCACGTTTGATTTCTTCTTTGTCATTGGCATTTTTTCCTTCATCAACGGTTGGTACGTTGGCGCTGACAGGGATACACATACCAGGATTCGTACCCCAAGTTACTTGAGGCTCGATTTCATTTGCATCGATCTCTACTTGTTCATCGTAAACAGCACCATCATCACTAGCTAATGCTTTCCACTCTTCTGCAAGCTGATCAAAGGCTTCTCCTTGCGGTACATGACGTTTGCCGCGAAGAAATTCAACAGTTGTATCATCCGGACTAATTAATCCGGCACGAGCGCCAGCTTCAATCGACATATTACAAATGGTCATACGGCCTTCCATGGAAAGGTCACGGATTGCTTCCCCAGTATATTCCAGTACATATCCAGTACCAAACTTTACACCAAACTTGCCGATGATTGCCAGAATTAAATCCTTTGCAGTAACACCTGTACCCAACTTGCCGTTAACTTTCACATTCAACGTTTTTGGCTTTTGCTGCCAAATGGATTGAGTAGCTAGCACATGTTCCACTTCACTAGTACCGATACCAAAGGCAAGAGCTCCGAAAGCTCCGTGTGTAGATGTGTGACTGTCACCACAAACAATCGTTTTTCCAGGTTGTGTTAATCCTAACTCCGGACCGATAACGTGTACGATACCTTGATCCGGATGATGGATATCTGCTAAAGGTACACCGAACTCATCACAGTTGGCTTTTAATGTTTCCATTTGTGTTTTGGAAACTTCATCCTTGATGACATTACGATGAATAGTAGGTACGTTGTGATCCATAGTGGCAAATGTACGATCAGGTCGGCGTACTTTTCGGTTGTTCATTCTTAATCCTTCAAAAGCTTGAGGAGAGGTAACCTCATGAACCAAATGTAAGTCAATATATAAAAGATCCGGTTTACCTGCTTCATGATGAACGATGTGTTTTTCCCAAATCTTTTCGATAATTGTTTTTGGCTTTCTCATCTTTTTTCACTCCTTACATGCATAATGTGGTGCTAAAAGAGGGAAGAAGTATAAAAAATACTACTTCTTCACAAGTTTTAGCATTATTGGTTAATTGCCTTCACAATTAAATCTGTCATTTCAGACGTATTTACTAGAGTGCCATGCTCATTTTTTAAATCTGCCGTGTGATAGTTCTGATTAAGAACTGATTCAACAGCAACTTCAATCTCATTTGCTTCCTGGTTCATGTCGAAAGAATAACGAAGCATCATGGCTGAAGATAAAATCATGGCAACTGGATTGGCGATACCTTGACCAGCGATATCTGGTGCAGATCCGTGGGCGGGTTCATATAAACCAACACCATCCTCTGCAAGGCTGGCAGAAGGTAACATTCCCAGTGACCCTGTTAGCACGGAAGCTTCATCACTTAAGATATCACCAAACATATTTTCCGTTACGATTACATCGAATTGTGTCGGATTAGTGATCAGCTTCATTGCAGCAGCATCAACTAACACATGTTCAACTGTAATATCAGGGTATTCCGATTTCTTTTCTTCTACAATTTCACGCCATAATTTACTAGATTCCAACACGTTTGCTTTATCAACTGATGTTAGGTGTTTGTTACGTAATGCAGCACTTTGAAATGCTTTGTCAATAATTCGTTCCATCTCTCTTTTTGTATACGACAGTGTATCGACTACTGCATTGCCATTATCGATTCGTTCACTAGGCTGACCAAAATATAAACCACCTGTCAGTTCTCTGACAATCAGCAAATCACTTCCTTGTATAATTTCTTCTTTCAGTGGAGAAGCGTGTAACAATTTGGGGAAGCCTTTGACAGGACGAAGGTTGGCGTATAAATCAAGTGCTTTGCGAATGCCTAATAAGCCTCTTTCCGGTCGTAAATCAGATGGGTTATTATCCCATTTAGGACCGCCGACTGCACCTAACAAAACGGCATCTGCCTGTTTACAAGCTTCGACTGTTTCATCGGGTAGGGGAGTACCATGCTGATCAATGGCAACTCCTCCTATATCATAAGATGAAAATTGAAATGTTCTGTTATATTTTTTACTTATTGCTTCCAGTACATCTTTGGCAGCGTAAATGACTTCTGCTCCAATACCGTCACCAGGAAGCAAGACAATGTTATGACTCAATGGACTAACCTCCTGCATCAGACTAAATTGCTTTTTTGTTGATAAATAGCACGATTGACTCCGTTTATATAAGCTTGCACGGCAGCTTCCAGAACATCTTGAGCAGAGCCGCGACCACTGACTGTACGGCCATCAACGGTCAAACTGACATGAACCTCGGCAAGCGCATCGCGACCTTGACCAATAGAATTCAATTGAAAGTCGGTAAGATGCGTATCTTCTGTTACAATCTGGTCTAACGTGTTATACAGAGCTTCCACACTACCAGAACCTGTACTGGTATTTTCAATGGTTTCACCATCTGGAGTGGAAAGAGAAATAGAGGCGCTTGGCTGATCATTCGAACCATATTGTACTTGAAAATGACGTAATTGATAACGTCTCACATTCGAAGTATCTGTTTGGATATCGGTAAGAATAGCGAACAGATCATCATCCGTTACTTCTTTTTTTCGATCTGTCAATAGCTTAAATGCTTTGAACGCTTCTTTTAATTTCTCTTCAGGCAGGTCATATCCTAATTGTTTAATTTTATCTGTAAAAGCGTGGCGTCCAGAGTGTTTACCTAACACTAAATTATTAGAATGGACACCGACTAATTCTGGTGTAATGATCTCGTACGTTTCTGCGTTTTTTAGTACGCCGTCCTGGTGAATACCTGATTCATGGGCAAAGGCGTTACGGCCGACCACGGCTTTATTACCGGGCACCGTCATTCCAGTAAATTTGCTCACCATGTCACTGGTTCGTTTCGTTTCATTTAGTACAATTTGGGTATGATAAGGATAATAATCATTGCGGATTTTTAAGGCAACGGCAAATTCTTCTAGCGATGCGTTTCCAGCACGTTCGCCAATACCATTTATGGTTCCTTCCACTTGAGTGGCTCCGTTCTCCACTGCAGCAAAAGAGTTGGCTAACGCCATTCCTAAGTCATCATGACAGTGACAGGACAGATCGACTTTATCAATATTCGGAACATTTTCTTTGATATATTTAAACATAGCGCCGTATTCACGTGGCATGGTATAACCTACTGTATCAGGCAAGTTAATGACGGTTGCACCAGCATCAATTACTTTCTCGATAATCTTTGCCAGAAAGTCAAGGTCAGAGCGGGAAGCATCCTCAGCGGACCATTCGACATGGTCAAAAAATTGTTTACCGTATGTGACCATTTCAACCGCGGTTTCGATGACTTCATCTGGTGTTTTCTTTAATTTATATTCCATGTGAATAGGGGAGGTGGCAATAAAAACATGCAATCTAGGGTGAACAGCATTTTTTAAAGCGTCCCTGCATGCGTCAATATCTGACTTAACTGCACGTGCTAAGCCTGCTACGGATACATTCTTCACCGTGTCGGCAATTTTCTTTACCGCATCGAAATCTCCTTTGGAGGAAGCAGGAAATCCTGCTTCCATTATATCTACTCCAAAGCGTTCTAATTGTTTCGCAAGCTCTAATTTTTCTAGTTGATTCAAATTGACACCTGGTGATTGTTCACCATCACGCAAAGTGGTGTCAAAAATCTTAATTTGTGTCATTAGAGACCACTTCCTTTTTATTAATTGCCTTTTGCTTAACAAATGGCATTAATTCACGCAGTTCTCTACCTACCTTCTCAATTTGATGTTGGCTTTCAGCTGTTTTGATCGCAGAATAACGTGGACGATTTGCCTGATTTTCCAAGATCCATCCTTGTGCAAATTTACCTGTTTGGATATCAGAAAGAACATCTTTCATACGTGCTTTCGTATCTTCGTCTACAATTCTTGGACCAGACATGAAATCTCCCCACTCTGCTGTATCGGAAATGGAGTGACGCATGTTTTCAAGTCCACCTTCATAAAGAAGATCTACAATAAGTTTTAATTCGTGTAAACATTCGAAGTAGGCAACTTCTGGTTGATATCCTGCTTCTACTAATGTTTCAAAACCAGCTTTTACAAGTGCGGAAGTACCACCGCAAAGTACAGCTTGCTCACCGAATAGATCTGTTTCCGTTTCTTCCTGGAATGTCGTTTGAAGAATTCCTGCGCGACCTGCGCCAATTCCTTTAGCATAAGCAAGTGCAACGTCAGTCGCTTGACCAGTTGCATCCTGGAAGATACCGTAAAGTGCAGGTACACCAGCACCTTCTTCATATGTTCTGCGTACTAAGTGTCCAGGCCCTTTTGGTGCTACCAAGAATACATCTACATCGGCAGGAGGTACGATTTGATTAAAGTGAATGTTAAAACCGTGTGCGAATACAAGCGCATTTCCTGCTTCTAAATTTGGCTCAATCGCATCTTTATATATAGATGGCTGATATTCATCCGGAAGAAGAATCATGATAACGTCTGCTTCTTGTGATGCTTCAGCAACTGATTTAACATCAACGCCATCTTCAACTGCTTTATCCCATGAACGACCTTGACGAAGCCCAACTACTACATCAAAACCACTTTCCTTTAAGTTTAGTGCGTGGGCATGGCCTTGAGAACCGTAACCGATAATTGCAATTTTCTTAGATTGTAAAACCTCTTCATTAATATTGTTGTTATAAAGTACTTTTGTCATCTTTACTACATCCTCTCAAAATTTGTTTTTTCTATATAATAATTTAATTATTATTAGCCTAGTAATGAAGAATAACTGCTGCCATCTTGTATGCTGGGCTGTTGGCCTCTGGCGAATGCTGTGACACCAGTTCTTGCTAATTCTTTGATGCCATATGGACGCAACAGTTCGATCAATGCTTCAATTTTTTCCGGCTTTCCGGTAACTTGAATCGATAAGCTGTCTTTACTCACATCGATTATAGAAGCACGGAATGGTTCAATAATCCCCTGTACTTCTGCACGAAGCTGACTGTTGCTGACTATTTTTATCAGTGCCAGTTCTCTGGCGACAATGGCTTTATCGGTAATATCAGATACTTTAATGACATCAATCTGTTTGTTCAGCTGTTTTGTTACTTGTTCTAATTTTTGAAAATCTTCTACATCCACCACAAAAGTCATTTTGCTCATGCCTTCTGTTTCGGTTCTGCCAACGGAGATGCTTTCGATATTAAACTGGCGACGTTGAAGTAAACTGGTTACCCGATTGAGCACACCGCTGCGGTTTCTGACAGTGGCTGTTATGATTCGTTTCATGGTTTCACCCCGATCATTTCATTTAATCCTGTACCAGGTGCAATCATTGGGAATACATTCTCCTGTTGTAATACGCGTGCATCTACAACGACAGGCCCTTCATAATCAAATATTTCTGGGATAGCCTTGATAAATTCTTCTTGTGTTTTCACCTGTAATCCTTTCACGTTGTATGATTCAGCGAGTTTAACAAAATCAGGCTGAATGCTGAAAATGGACTGTGAATATCTTTCGGAGTAGAATTTCTCTTGCCATTGTCTAACCATTCCTAATGCTTGATTATTGACAATGATGACTTTTACAGGTAATCCCTTTTCTTGTAAGATGGACAATTCCTGTAATGTCATTTGGAAACCACCGTCTCCAACAATTGCTACGACCGTTTCATCAGGTTTTGCAAGTTGTGCA is a genomic window of Gracilibacillus salinarum containing:
- a CDS encoding TraR/DksA C4-type zinc finger protein, coding for MNHELLQLCQEELFQRKQSLQQHISDHFNLEQSQRESTSELSNYDNHPADSGSELYEREKDIALNEHEKQELEDIERALQAINNKTYGQCEVCHRAIDQERLAAMPTTLRCKTHAEQHIDNHRPVEEDLLHSHVDEQELENNDYTMYDGEDAWQDVEQYGSSDGVSDFYDTEKDYSHMYYQSEELVGSVEELEGFLLAGLDGKYIGVNEAHEKYEDYLDENNVNSIMYD
- the ilvN gene encoding acetolactate synthase small subunit is translated as MKRIITATVRNRSGVLNRVTSLLQRRQFNIESISVGRTETEGMSKMTFVVDVEDFQKLEQVTKQLNKQIDVIKVSDITDKAIVARELALIKIVSNSQLRAEVQGIIEPFRASIIDVSKDSLSIQVTGKPEKIEALIELLRPYGIKELARTGVTAFARGQQPSIQDGSSYSSLLG
- the leuD gene encoding 3-isopropylmalate dehydratase small subunit; translation: MEPIRKHEGLVFPLNRANVDTDQIIPKQFLKRISRQGFGQFVFYNWRFDSKGDLRDDFSLNQSKYEGTSILVAGENFGCGSSREHAPWALQDYGFRVIIAPSYADIFYNNCTKNGILPVKLTEDEVHTLINNAEAAQYHLTVDLESKKVYDNQGFEASFDLDDYKREMLLNGWDEIAVTLTHADKIDQFETARD
- the leuC gene encoding 3-isopropylmalate dehydratase large subunit, whose protein sequence is MRKPKTIIEKIWEKHIVHHEAGKPDLLYIDLHLVHEVTSPQAFEGLRMNNRKVRRPDRTFATMDHNVPTIHRNVIKDEVSKTQMETLKANCDEFGVPLADIHHPDQGIVHVIGPELGLTQPGKTIVCGDSHTSTHGAFGALAFGIGTSEVEHVLATQSIWQQKPKTLNVKVNGKLGTGVTAKDLILAIIGKFGVKFGTGYVLEYTGEAIRDLSMEGRMTICNMSIEAGARAGLISPDDTTVEFLRGKRHVPQGEAFDQLAEEWKALASDDGAVYDEQVEIDANEIEPQVTWGTNPGMCIPVSANVPTVDEGKNANDKEEIKRALEYMGLTGGEPISSVPVEHVFIGSCTNSRLADLKKASEIVKGQQVNPNVRAIVVPGSHSVKAQAEKEGIDIIFKEAGFEWRDAGCSMCLAMNDDVVPEGERCASTSNRNFEGRQGTGARTHLVSPEMAAAAAIKGHFVDVRHLEVPTPS
- the leuB gene encoding 3-isopropylmalate dehydrogenase; protein product: MSHNIVLLPGDGIGAEVIYAAKDVLEAISKKYNRTFQFSSYDIGGVAIDQHGTPLPDETVEACKQADAVLLGAVGGPKWDNNPSDLRPERGLLGIRKALDLYANLRPVKGFPKLLHASPLKEEIIQGSDLLIVRELTGGLYFGQPSERIDNGNAVVDTLSYTKREMERIIDKAFQSAALRNKHLTSVDKANVLESSKLWREIVEEKKSEYPDITVEHVLVDAAAMKLITNPTQFDVIVTENMFGDILSDEASVLTGSLGMLPSASLAEDGVGLYEPAHGSAPDIAGQGIANPVAMILSSAMMLRYSFDMNQEANEIEVAVESVLNQNYHTADLKNEHGTLVNTSEMTDLIVKAINQ
- the ilvC gene encoding ketol-acid reductoisomerase, encoding MTKVLYNNNINEEVLQSKKIAIIGYGSQGHAHALNLKESGFDVVVGLRQGRSWDKAVEDGVDVKSVAEASQEADVIMILLPDEYQPSIYKDAIEPNLEAGNALVFAHGFNIHFNQIVPPADVDVFLVAPKGPGHLVRRTYEEGAGVPALYGIFQDATGQATDVALAYAKGIGAGRAGILQTTFQEETETDLFGEQAVLCGGTSALVKAGFETLVEAGYQPEVAYFECLHELKLIVDLLYEGGLENMRHSISDTAEWGDFMSGPRIVDEDTKARMKDVLSDIQTGKFAQGWILENQANRPRYSAIKTAESQHQIEKVGRELRELMPFVKQKAINKKEVVSNDTN
- a CDS encoding 2-isopropylmalate synthase → MTQIKIFDTTLRDGEQSPGVNLNQLEKLELAKQLERFGVDIMEAGFPASSKGDFDAVKKIADTVKNVSVAGLARAVKSDIDACRDALKNAVHPRLHVFIATSPIHMEYKLKKTPDEVIETAVEMVTYGKQFFDHVEWSAEDASRSDLDFLAKIIEKVIDAGATVINLPDTVGYTMPREYGAMFKYIKENVPNIDKVDLSCHCHDDLGMALANSFAAVENGATQVEGTINGIGERAGNASLEEFAVALKIRNDYYPYHTQIVLNETKRTSDMVSKFTGMTVPGNKAVVGRNAFAHESGIHQDGVLKNAETYEIITPELVGVHSNNLVLGKHSGRHAFTDKIKQLGYDLPEEKLKEAFKAFKLLTDRKKEVTDDDLFAILTDIQTDTSNVRRYQLRHFQVQYGSNDQPSASISLSTPDGETIENTSTGSGSVEALYNTLDQIVTEDTHLTDFQLNSIGQGRDALAEVHVSLTVDGRTVSGRGSAQDVLEAAVQAYINGVNRAIYQQKSNLV